The window aaataaaaacactaaAGCCCTGGAGATTTCTTGTTAAAAGATCAAAAAGTTCTGCGAAACACAAACTCTTTAGCTGGTGTCCCCCTTACAGGATGCTTCCTGACAGCTTAAAACCAGCAGAGGCCTAATTAATGAAGATACCCAGTTCCCATAGCAGTAGCTGGGCACTTCTACCCAAGGATCTACTCTGCTGAGCCCAGACTCCCTGCCCACCACCCCAGTCCCTGGGCTCTCTGTCCCCAGCCTctgtccccagctgctcccactCTGCTGCTCACCTCTTGATCTCACAGTGCAAACTTTGCAGGCAGAGGCTGTTTGAGAGatgcttttcccttccctccctctatCCTTTTCAGCCCAAACTTTTGACATCTACCTTTGCATTAAAGAGGACTTGCTCACAAACCTTGTCTGCTTTCACCTATCAGCTTAGTGCAGTGGCAGGCATTATCACTGTACACGCAAGAAGAATTAACTGTGGCCATGTTGGAATTGGCATAGGAAGTCCCTGACTGATCTGTCCTCCATAGGGTTTGCCCTTAGAACAAGAATTTTAAAGGCTCAAATAGTTGTCCAATTAAGCTGTTTGTGTgtaaaacataagaaaatagaGTTGGGTCAGCATCAGCCAAGCACCAGCAGTTAAGTGAAGATAGGAAGGCTGTACCTTTCTGAGAACAGAGGACCATTTGTAGAGGTTTGGCCACTGCCTTTCACTTTCGTAACTCTGCATCGTTCAATAATTCGTACTTCACTGAAGTATCTCTTCCAGAAAGGTCTTTGGAGTCTCAGTACCTCCTTCATATGGTCATGCATAggcacaaaacatttcagacgCATCTAATCCAAACAGGTGGTGCCCAGCTGTGCAccagagcagcccagcccagctggggTGGAGCTCCTCTATGTGCAGCCTGACGCCTAGCAGTTATTGAGTTTTAGGCTACTGCATGGGAAACTTCTGCAGTGTAACCCACGCTGCACACAGATCTCTGGCCTAATCAGTTCACTATTGATAGCTCATGAAAGCTCAAGTGACTCTACCCTCATTGTCTGGGGCCCTACGTGATTGCCCAAGGTCACAAGAAACCAAAGGCAAAGCAACATAATTGCCGTTCAGTGATACAGCTTGAgacataatttattttacttctctgtgGCTGACTGCTGTGAATGACAATTTGAGCAGAATGTGACTTTGAAGGAACGAGGAGCCCTACCCACCCACCAATAAAGATGGCACTGGCCAAAAGCAGCCACCCAAAGGAACTGCAGATGAGGCTCCAGTCTGACTGCACTTAGCAAAAGTTGCTTACTGTCATGTTGCCAATGTATATGGAGCTGTTAGGAAAGCAGAGATAGTACAAGGCATACGGGAGGGCtttgttatagaatcatagaattatgtgagttggaagggacccttaaacttcatctagcccaactcccctgcaatgaacagggtcTCCTTCAGCTCCACCAGGGTGCTCCTTGCACCCTCCTGCTCCTTGCAAACTTCAGACAGCATGGAATCACTTGTGAATTTTCATTCAGCCCTACCCCAGCCAATATGCATGTATATTTATGAACCCACATATGTAGGCAATGTTGAAATCAGGGCAATTTATTACACTctcatgttttgatttttgggACCTCTGCAGCACAAGACAGGCAGGCGAGGATGCAAAATGCCCTGTCTGCTGTGACAACTGCCCAAGGAAATGtgctttccccttttttcttggAGAGTATCAATACATGAACAAGGAATATACATGCTTGTCTTTCCTCTCTGCCAGCCCTGCTTGCTACCTTCTTGCTATCCCATTcatctgctgctcctgcccagaGGGTGATGAATCCACTGCTCAAAAGCAATGCTACGAGACAGAGAATAAGCcatctttctcattcttctctCCTGCacacatcttttcttctttattttatgcatGAACTGTCTGTGGTAATTCTTTAGCCTGTTATGCAAGGAGTCAGGCTACTGAAGCACTCCAGCTGGGTGGAAAATAATCTGCAGTTGGTACAGTCCTATTTGCTGGAATGAAAGTGAGTCAGCAGAGATGTCGTGTCTGCTGTATGCAGACAGGCAGACCTGGCTGCTTGGAGACAAAGGCTAAGGAAAAGTTTGTCTACAGAAGCACATACCCGCGTGTCTAGATTATACGCCATCTTCTTTAAATCCTGCAACGCCCTCTGCATGAACTCAAACGCATGGCAGTCAACACAAGGACGGCCTGGAAAAAGGTATAGAAAAAAGACATCACTGTCGCAGCATGAAATTTGGAATGCAGCAGTACAAAGGGGGAACAGTCAGAGACCTTGTAATGCCAGGAGAAAACCCATTTTACCAGGACCCACACCTGCATCTGTGCAAAGTTAGGGCTGCCTATGGCCAGGGCTCTACCTGTCACTGTGCAAACGCTCACTTCTTGAGTGAGGACCAGCAAAAGCACGAGACTGCTTTGCTGCGTGGCCTTTTCTGAACACAGCCCAAGCTTTGTTCTGCCAGATGCTGAATGCCTTCAGCCCCATCTTCtctctttgaaatgaaaatccCCTGTTTCTCCTCACACATGGGTTAATTCTCCACAGATCTACTGCAAATAGCAGTTGCAGTGGATCAAAAATCAGGCAGCCAGCTCTGTTTTTACAGGAGCTCTTACAAGAACAGCTTGGTAAGGGTCAGCACCAGAGCTGTATTTGCTTCCTTcacctgctgctgtgttttttctctgccAGGAACGCAGTGTCCCACTGGCTCTGCAGCCGGTGGCAGTGTGCGTGCACAgaggggcagggcagggggagggcagagagaggaggaggaagggatgtGCCAACAATCTGCTGCCTCACTGCTGGGCCTGGGCATTTCTGCTCTGCCAGGATTCACCCTGCACTGACCTCATGCCCTTTTGTTACAGAGTAAATGGAGCGCAcactttcagaggaagaaattgCAGACACTGGAGGACATGCAGGGGAATGGAGAAAGATGAAATTTTACATTGATCACAGAGCCCTGACAGTGTATATTGGCAATGCTAAAATCTTTGTCCCCAGGCAGCCACTTGTGCTGCTCTGACAAAGCAAAGTGagtgcaaagctgctgctgagatggATACAGAGCTCCCTGCAGTCTGTTATCAGTATTTTGACAGTCAAACTGTTCTCACTTCTGAGCATGGAGGAAGAACCTGAATACTCAGTGTGCTGTTGGCAAATCTGCCATTTGCTTGGGGCCGTGGCCTACTCCTTCCTATTGCAGTgctcttctcagaaagcagcCTACCCTGGCCTACTTGCCTGCCCTGAAGTGACTGTCACCATACTGCATGCGGAACCAGGAGCCGCACTCAGTGATCCTCgtgggtctcttccagcttgggatattctatgacaCTATGACATCCCGGGATGGCAACATCCAGCTGTTCAAGCTGCCCTGTCACTTTGACTTATGGTGGCACAAAGAGAGCTCACTGAAGCAGCACCACTGCAGATGAGGAGACAGCTGTACCTGGGAGGGGAACAGCCAGGAAGGCAGCTGGCTGTGAACCTTCCACTCATGCAGTCCTGCAGAGCATGCATCTGAGCAGAGCTCTGGAAGTTAAGGCATTGTTGAACTCACCGTCGAACTTCTTGCACTTAGCACAGAACAACCTGAATGCTGTTCCCCAAATAAAACAGGGGCAGCAAATCCCCTCTGTCTGGCAATACTACAGCTACAGTCTGATTTTTATCAGCAGGAACACACAAGCCCTGACTCTGGCTGAGCTTTTAAACTATCATACTAGCCAGGTTCTTGCAGTAGACAATACCAGACACTTTGATGATGTCTAAGATTAAGCACTtggttggttgttgtttttttccttgagtgTTTGTTATTTGTTTGAGCAAAGCTATGGGAAATGGGATGCAGCCCCACAGGGTCAGAGCCTTTGCTCATGTGCCCATGCACAGGATTTACCCATTCCCCTAAGCTGAGGCCATCTCActgctgtggggcaggtggTGCTCACTGGGTGTTCTTCCATACACTATGTACTGTTGTTAGTGATAATGGGTATTACTGTTAGTGATTCCTAACCGGCCTGCTGCAAAGGGTGCAGGTGTGCTCATCATGGGGTCTACTGCTGGAGTCCGAGGGGGCTAAAATTAACCTGTGGTACTCCCAGAGACaggaattaataaaaaataattgcaataattaataaataaccCCGGTTTCACAGTGGTGGCCATGTGAATGTGTCCAGCATTGCTTCAAGCAGGCAACTGATGTAAAAACTCTCAATAGGAGTAATAgcggggtgggatgggatgggatgggatgggatgggatgggatgggatgggatgggatgggatggggtggggtggaGTGGGGTATAACCTACTGCAGGgaagctgctttagcaggggggttggactggatgatctccagaggttccaACCCCTACAACTCTGCGATTGTGTGATTAAACCTCTAGATTAGACCTCTAGCAGTGTTATTCTAGGCTACTAAGAGATGTGAAAATAGACATTCTGAGTCTTGGACCTGAGAAGTCCTCCATGGATTTTTCTCACATTATTTTGACACATTGCTTCTTGAATCCATGGGAACTTTCAGCATCTGCAGCATTCTATGGCCAAGttccacagctcagcagctcacTCTATGAGCAAATTTTCAATTGTGTATGCTCTGAAGTTAACTTCTACTGGTGTCACTTTCTGCCTCCAATTTTTGCACTGAAAGAGACATTTATTACATAATCACCATCTTTGCCCCACTTCTGACTTTGCTGATCTCCATCACTCCCTGCCTCAGTGTCACCCTTCCAGACAGAAGAGCTGGCCTGCAAGCTGCTCTATCTAGCTGGGCTCATCCTCTCTTTATGCTCACTACATTTTCACTAAGATGCTCGTGGACATTTCCTCCAAGTAACTCTGCCTGGTTTCACATGGGAGTTAAGCAAATCTAAGCACATTCTGCTTTCTGCCCTTGGCTGCGTGTTCCCACACTTTCCCttgctcacagcagcagtgacCACGCAGTTGCTTGGTCAGCTGAATTGCTGATGACTTTTTCTCCAGACCAGCTCCTGAATGCACAAGTCCTAGGGCCAGAATGAGGACAAGGGAGAAAGTTACAGTGAGAAGGGCAGAAGTAGCACAGGCTTACACCGGCTTAAAGCAATTGCGGAACCAAACCTTAAGTCCCATCATAGCAAAGTACAGCAGAGTGCTATTAATTCCTTGCTGACAGCTGGGAACAGGCTATCATTCATAGGGAGACTTAACAGGTTTGTGGATTAACATAATGAGAATTATCAAGAGTCAGCTATAATTCTTTAAATGGATCCTGTCAGCGTGAAGACTGTGTCTGCCTTTGTGTGTTTGGGGAGAAGTGGGGGAGGAGAgcttaaaatatgctttttggCTTCTTCTTGGTGAAAAACTGGAACTGAAAGCACTGTAAAAGTCTAATTTACTTTCCCTCGCATAAACATGGCATTTACTCTTTGTATTTCTTGCACCTTGGCTAATGCAACCAGACTGACCggcttctgttcttcagttcCACACTTCAGCCTTCACAGTGGGCGATCTGGGCTGGAAATGCAACGGTAGCTTGGGGATattgcttaattattttttagtgGATTGCTCtgaactttaaagaaaatactctgaaaGCATTAGCAACACCACTTTATACTTGAACAGTCTTTGTAAATGCAAAGCAGTGTTTATAAAGTATAAGGACTTGATTAATCACTCCTAATTAGCATTATTCATTAAGAGCTGGCCTGGTTCTCTGACTGGCAGACAGGAAGCAAAGTGGAGCATAGGAGTTGGCACGCCAGACCAGAGATCAGTGTCACACAATAGCACAGGACCTCTACAGCACTGAGAAGATAACACGGACTTAAGCATAACAGCAGCACTGACCCCAAAAGGAGTCAGCGCCCAGGAGGACAGAGACCTCAATGAGAAATAGCCTGTGGAGCTGACATCAAGCAGGGAAAGATTCAGGAATGTCTGTACTAGATCACATCAAAGCTTTGTCTGGCCCAGTGTCCTGAATTCCAAGCACTGCATCTCATTTTACGCGTCTAGGAGCATTTCCAGGCTTTGAGAGCAGCTGGCACTGATGGGCAAAGGAGGGTACCTGGAGCACTGAGCAACTGTGCAGCGTTTTCTCAAGCACTGGCTGATGAGGAGCATTGCAAGCTCCTTGTTGCTTTAAAACTCTGTCcctacagcagcaaaaaaacaatttataatTCATGATGAGTCAGGAGCCTCCCTCCTGGCCTGGCCTCAGACATAAACACCATCCGTGCATTCACAGCAATGCTGCCAGCCTCTGTGATTCAGGGCACAGCAGCGTGTCTCTGCAGAAACACTGAGTGCCCCTCATTCCTCATTCTCACatgcaagaacaaaacaagacaagGAATCTTTCTCAAGGGCTCCTCAGGGGACTTAGTAGCCTGGTCCCAGGATATCAGAAAGATTAGATCTGATTTGGAGTCGGTGGCCAAGTGTTTGTTCTACAGATAAAATGGGAGTTTCCACTACACGAGAGGAACAAGGAACCATCACATACTTTTCCTCCAAGACGTGTTGACTTACCTCTGCtaacacagaaacacaaaagtcacattgaatttattttttaagcacgATATTTTCCTTGAGAAGACAGTATAAACCACTTGCCACAAAACTTATTAAAGTTAATGAATTCATGCCTGGAAAACAGACACAAGCTAGAGGTGAGGCCTCTTTTAGAACAGAGCAACACTTATCTCTAattgaaaaagcagaagaacaaaaaaagaagggaattCAGCACTCAAGTCCTGTGGAGGAAGTCATGggtgtatttaaaaattaaaaaagcaattttaggAGAATAGGACGCAGTGACTAAATCAGATCTCATACTAAATATTTGAGTAGTGAGATAAAAAGATAGCTGTGCTACAAAGTGCGGCTAAGAACGAGAGAATGGTTTATATGCAATtacattctgtttaaaaaaaaaaaaaagaaaaaaacataaaaactcCCAGCAGGTATTTAAGCTTTCAGTGAGCAGCTACTTCAAACTTCCTGACCAAAACACCCTGAGAACGCTGACTTTTCCCTCGTGTCTTCCCACCATTGCCTCACTGGAGAGCTGAGGAAGTTTAACTAGACACTTGCTCAAAATGATAGAAGAAATTAGTACAGAGCTGTGATCCAAAGCCAAGAGCTCCCAGCTCCAAGCTGTGTCTGAGCCAGTCAGCAGGGTACCCCCGGAGCTGTCTGTGTAGGGGTAAGAGGAGGGCACAAAGCAGGACGCGTGCAGCGGGGCATGAGCGCAGCACGGCAGTACGTACTTTCGGCAGGAATGACACTCCCCGAGTCCTGGCTGGCCCCCACAAGCCTCACGCTTAGCAGGCCCAGCACCGAGACGAACGGGATCGCCACGCGCATCACACTCCAGGCAGACGGCAACGCCATTGCTCGCGTCAATAATTCAAGCTCTCTCCCCAGCCTGGAATGAGGAGAAAGAGTGAAAATCGGCGCTTTGTTCCCTACAAGGAAGGAGATGAACGGTGAGATGCAAAGACCCACACGTACATGCAAGGCCACATGCACGCGTCACGGTGCTGACATGCTGTGGGCTGCAACATTCCCCAAGGACCAGTTTGCCCAGTAcctgagctttctcttcacCCGTGGAGCAGCTGAAACAAGCAGGCGAGACTCCAGCATTCGATCTGAGCATGCGTCCCCCTGCATCCCCTCTTCCCCGATTAGGGTCATTGCCATGGAGATTTGCTATAGCAACACGGAAAAATTGGAGCTGCCAAGTGGAGGAGAAGATTTAAAGGGACCACAATGCCGTGGATAGTCACTGCTGTTCTCCTCTGCCTCCACCCCTTCCAAGGCCACCTCCTCAGTGGACACCAGCTGCTGCCATCCATGTCAGAGGGTCTTGGGCAATGTTTGGGTTGGCTGCTTTTATTCTTGAAGGGACCGTGCTGCACAATGCAGCTCCCATCCTTTGCTTTAACTGTAACTCACTTAAAGTGAGATTTTGTTCCCAGAGATTTCAAATAAGAAGGAAACTCAGAAGTTTGCTTGGACGAAAAAGAGATCCAGTAACTGTTGGTGGTGTCTCAAGCCGCCTTGGGTAGAAGGTCCAAAAGTTGTTCTCAGCCACTGGGATCTTCTTAAGGTGTTTCAAGGCATGTGTGTCCACCAAAATATCTCCACTGACACTATGAGAAGATAAGACTCCCAGCCCAAACTCTGGAGTTGGGTACCTGAGGTGAGGCTGTGTGAGATGGCCCAGGTTAACGCTGTCTGGCTTCAGATGCCTGCTAAATGAGCAGCTCCGCAAGAGCCAGGATGTAATGGAACAACATTGTACAGTTTGACTGTACACTCATCTAGGGCTGGTCACACAGTCTAGCCCTGATCTGCAGTTTTAAATAACACCAAATGGAAATTCTGGCACAAAATCTAAACCTTACACTTCCATTTACCCTGGCATATGTGTTTCTTGCACATTCACTCATTATGGTCCTGTAGACCATATCACACTCCTCATAAATGAACTTAAAGAGGAGGACAGAAAGCAATTACCTACATATGCAATGGCCTTTGTTATGGTAGAAAGCAATGTTTAgcctaatatttttttcaaggtaCCAATATAGTCCTTTCTATAGTTGTAAAGAttatataaaatcattttcatagTTGCTTGGTCTTTTCAGTAGGTAGGTAGAACAAGCAACACAACTCACAATGAGATAAGGAAAGAAATACGACATCCTGGGGAAGGAAAGCAACCTCAGAATTAAGCAGAGGTTTTTCCCATCTTAAGTATGGGAAGTATAAAAGGGGATAAGAGCAGAGAACTTGGGAAAATTTGGAACAAAGGGAAGCTGAATGTCCTGAAATATGCCATTCCCAGGATGCCAAGACTCCAAGGATACCTACACGTAGTTTGGTTATAACCTATTATTAGGGTCTAGATATCACAGCTTAGTTTTGCTTACTTGTGTCTACATGCAATACAGCTTATTTGTTAGTGGATGGACTgactttgtcttgttttctgacTGCTCAGCCACCCACTATCCAGGCTTAACACTGTGATAGCACCACAGAAGGAGTACTTGCTGAATTGGACTACTGCCATCCAGACAGTGCAACACCACTGAACCTGCTCCCACTTGTACCAGTGGGAGAATCTGCAGTAGAGCCCTCTCTATCCACAATCTAATGGGTGGAAGGTGTTACTTCTGTATTAAAACACACTACTAAGCTTAAAATaatgccctttttttttcaattgcttGATGCCAACATAAAATAATCAGACATTGCACTTGCAGAGTCTGTCCAGTTTTTGCCTCAAATACCACGGTCTTTAAGAAGCGTGAAAAACATTCTCAATACCTCTTGTTAACACAAGTGTATGGTCCAAGATGCATTTCTCAATTCATAGGGAAAAGAAGCAGTGTCTGTGGATAACTTCCAGAAATCTGTGTTGCTCTATCACCTCCAGCAAagctgaagaagagagaaggaaagtaCTTGAATGACTTCCTTTGCTATTACATTCACTATTGCATACCTCTATGACTAAAAGACATCAGTATAAATTTGCtttgaagaatgagaaaattcCAAGAGAATCACAGGAGTCCATTTGCTGTCTGAAGAAGGTCACAGTGAATCCTAGAGGGCTcctagaaatatttattcttcattttctctttctatctAATCTATATCTAATTATCATATGCTAACAAAAAAGGGGTTTCCTgcaaaataatcagaaaaatcCAGACACATATTGGAAAGATGGTTAGTGAAGAAAGGCACCTGGTAGCTCCCTAAAAAAGTCTTTCATTGACTTCTAAATGTTACAGGTATTGAAAGTTACATCTTTgcaatgaaggaagaaaatgtatacACCTAGTTAAAACCACTAACCTGAAAGGCCTGAGTTTAGATATGTTTGCACAAAAGGAAGATGCGGGCAAGTGCTCTAATGTTAGAACTCCGTTATCATGGTTATGGGTGCACATGGCAAAGTTAATCCCAGTCTAATTTGCAGTGCTAAATCATTGCCTGTTAACATGGCTGTAAGTCCTTTGCTGAACTcagaagaaagcacagagacagaagaatCTGGGTCTGGTTACTATTAGTTGAATGGCAAGAGAACAGAGGCACAACACCAGAAtggtcaagaaaaaaaaatgtgatgcaACTAGTAAGAAGCACGAAGGCTTTGTGGGTAGGGAAAAGCCAAATTTAATCAACTTCAGGCAGGTTTCTGCCAGGGTGTCACACATCACTGTGaggagaaaagcaacaaaactgtTACGGGGCCCACAGAACTGGCTGGGTAACTGTACATCGTTATCAGTGGGTCATCATCACCATGGAGGGACACATCACATGGGGTCTGGAAAGATTCAGTTCAAGGGTTATTCAGCATTTTGTTAGTCACCTGGATACTCAATAAGCAAAGTGATTATTTAAGATGTAACACCAGCCTAGAAGGTTATAAGAAACACTGGGAGAGGGGACTAGAATAGTAAATCATACGGACAAGttggaaaaaaagtctaaaaacagaataaaattgaTAAGGATGAGGACAAGGTGGTACACTTCATCAGGAATAATCAAGAGCTTCCATTTAGAATGGGGAACAGCAGGTGAAGTGGCACTTCTGTGGAGGAGTTAGGGAATCATGAGCTGAAATCAGTCTGCAATATTCTGTCATTGCCAAAAAAATGGCAATTATACTGGGATGTACAAAAAAGAGTGCAAGAGCTCATATTCTTTCCATGATGAGGTCTCGGCAGTTGTACTACATCTGGTTTGGTCACCGCAGTACAAGAATGGTAGGAACTAGCAGAAATGACCGAGGTTTAGGAATTGTGCTCTCCGAAAACAGTTGGAAGAACTGAGGTGATGTGGTCTGAAGGAGAGAAGGGGACATGAAATTTCTTCAAGAATATACAAGGCTGTTGCAGAGAAGGTATAACATATTCTGGGCATCTCTGAAGGATCAGATAAGAGGTAAGAGGTTAAACTTTATCCAAGAGGCACCACCAACAGCCCTAGAAAACTTCTTTATGATAAGAATGGCACTGGAATGGATTGCCTGTGAAAACAGGGGGATATTTAAGACTGTAAGTAGAAATTTGACATCTTTTAGGAATAGCATGGGGATAGTTGGCCCTGCAATAAGACAAGAGGTAGACTGGGTGATTTCTTATGGATACTgttcctttcctgctttttgtGATTCTACATATGATTACGAGAATCATTTTGCTTCCCAAGTTGTTACTTCTCAGCTGCCTGTGTAGCTACTCCAGCATAAACACAAACACTCCTGGGAGAAAAGTACTGCCTTCATGCAGCATCTGAAATTCTCCTTCCTCATTTAGAAGGGCAAAGGCAATGCTTTTCTGGTCTAAACAAGTAAGGTGTCAAGAGAGCATTCCCATTTTGGGACAGTCATTGATAAAAGAATTTAGAGACAttcagctgcagggcagcttcCAGGGTCCACAGGGTCCTAATGCTcctttaaattattattttacactCCTGCAGATGAGTTGAGGGCTGACAGGCTGGTGCACTGAAGATGTTTCAGCACATAAACAGAATACACTGTATTGTTTTGTTCTGACAGACAACTCAAGCCCTGAGATGGACTGAAAATCAAAGCACCTTCTGCATGTTGTATTTTATGCCATGAGACAATGATTCACCTTGGCTTGTTGGCTGATAGCTCGATGGCTTTAAACACTAAGTCAGAGTTctggcagggaaaaaaaaaaaagtctccctcatgtgaaatgattattttgctCTTGTCAACATTGCTTGACAAGTTCCTCATCTTAGGGCTTCCTGGAAAACCCTTCAAGATTCCAACCACAAGCTGAACCCTGGTCAGACTATGAGTCTTTAAGACACTGCAGCTGTTCCAACAAAGCGCACGTGACACTGCAAAACAAGAATGTGGCGGCAAACAGGGAGCAATGATAGAAACTCAGTGCCAAGATACCCTTCAGTGCAGGAAATAATCAACTCCAAAAGGCCTCCTGTAGCACAGTGTAAGATTTTGGGAAAGATTCAAGCTTGATCAATTTGCAAAAAATCCACTGAAGCCATGGGTGACAAGCATCCTGAGGCGATCCCTAAAGCCTAGAATGCTACATGGGAGGGGCAGCAGTCAAGTTATTGTGAAATGAAGGTCAGTTCATGATTTTGGTtccaagaaaaaacaagaaccACTGGCAAAATATCAGAGTTCTCCTAGTTTACATTTGAAGGTTTGCATCAGACTACTGCAAAACCAGCAACTGTTCACCGTGCTAAGCAGGGCATAAGTTTACAGCATAGGCAAGAGTGATGTATTACATGTCCACACACTGCCTGAGCACcatggaaggaaaaatcaatCTATTTGCCCTGCTACCGCTGGTATTATCCCCGCCTGGGAAGCTGAAAAACGCATCATTTTTACTTGCTTGAGAGCTATGTATGAAAATGCCTTCTGAATTCAGGTGTTTCGAGAGCAGTTGATGCTCAGGAAGAACCTCCTGGCACTTCTTTAAGTGAT of the Numida meleagris isolate 19003 breed g44 Domestic line chromosome 4, NumMel1.0, whole genome shotgun sequence genome contains:
- the C4H4orf48 gene encoding neuropeptide-like protein C4orf48 homolog isoform X2, which translates into the protein MLQPTACQHRDACMWPCMLGRELELLTRAMALPSAWSVMRVAIPFVSVLGLLSVRLVGASQDSGSVIPAESRPCVDCHAFEFMQRALQDLKKMAYNLDTRTETLLLRAEKRGLCDCFPAIH
- the C4H4orf48 gene encoding neuropeptide-like protein C4orf48 homolog isoform X3; translated protein: MHLGPYTCVNKRLGRELELLTRAMALPSAWSVMRVAIPFVSVLGLLSVRLVGASQDSGSVIPAESRPCVDCHAFEFMQRALQDLKKMAYNLDTRTETLLLRAEKRGLCDCFPAIH
- the C4H4orf48 gene encoding neuropeptide-like protein C4orf48 homolog isoform X1, translating into MAMTLIGEEGMQGDACSDRMLESRLLVSAAPRVKRKLRLGRELELLTRAMALPSAWSVMRVAIPFVSVLGLLSVRLVGASQDSGSVIPAESRPCVDCHAFEFMQRALQDLKKMAYNLDTRTETLLLRAEKRGLCDCFPAIH